The Streptomyces sp. NBC_01298 genome contains the following window.
GGACCGCCCGCACGGGCGGCGCCGCCCTGCACCGGTCGGTCTTCGACACCCTTCCGGGCGAAGGCCGTTGGGACACGGCCCTGCTCATCGACGGGAACATCGGCATCGGCGGGGACCCCGCCGCGCTGCTGCGCCGCACGGCCGAGGTGCTCGCGGTGACGGGCTCGCTGATCGTGGAGTGCGCGCAGGCGGAGGACGGGGCCGACGTCGACGAACGCTGCGAGGTCCGGGTGGCCGACGGCCGCGGCGGCCTCGGCGCCCCGTTCCCCTGGGCCCGCGTCGGCCGGGCGGCCCTGGCCCGGCACGCGGCGGCCGCGGACTGGGCCCCGTCCGCCCACTGGACGACGGCGGGCCGGTCCTTCACCGTCCTGAAGCGGCGGGCCGGCCCTTCACCGTGCTGACCTCGGCGCGGGCGAAGACCACACGCCGAACCACTGCTCCGCGCCGAACTCCTCGAACCGCTCCACCTCGGTGAACCCCAGCTTCGCCGCGAGGCGCATCGCGCGGTCGTTGGCGGTCTGCGTGCACAGCACGACCGGCTCACCGGGAATCGCGCCGGCGACCCAGCCGAGCGCCGCGGCGCACGCCTCGGCGGCGTACCCGTGTCCCCAGGCCCCGGGGAGGAACATGTAGCCGAGTTCAGCCTCTCCGGCATCCGGCAGGAGGTGCCCCGGGCGCTCCGCGCCGCGCCGGTCGAGCGACACCGTGCCGATCATCGCTCCGTCGAGGTCGACCGCGAAGAGGCCGGGGCGCCGCCCGGGCACCTCGGGCACGGCACGCTCGAGTTCCTCGCGCGGCAGCGGACCTCCGAGGTAGGTGCGCACGTCCGGCGAGGCGAACAGTTCGATGAACGCCGTCCGGTCCCGGGCCTCGGACTCGCGGAGCACGAGCCGTTCGGTCCGTATCGGGACGGGCGGCCAGGCCACGGGTCCGAGTTCGGTCATGCGGGGCAACCTATCGAACAGCGTTGCCCCGTCGCTCCGTCAGCGCAGGCCCCCGTACGCGGCCATCACGATCTCCATGCCGCGGTCGTCCCGCCGGTGCTCCCGGTCGATCATCCGGTTCATGACGTAGGCCACGGTCATCCGGGCGTCGGGGTCGCTCACGACCAGCGATCCGCCCCAGCCGCCCCAGCCGAAGGTGTTGCCGAACTTCCCGAAGCCCGTAGTCCAGGACATCGGCGTCCCCAGCACGCGGTCCGT
Protein-coding sequences here:
- a CDS encoding class I SAM-dependent methyltransferase — encoded protein: MTTLTSGGARAGGPVTAWSADPYTVALRRGRGPLYLRRGDGWLLPLDVERWCEAPDGPDRTVLDRCRGAVLDIGCGPGRLVCALAARGHRALGIDVSPEAVARTARTGGAALHRSVFDTLPGEGRWDTALLIDGNIGIGGDPAALLRRTAEVLAVTGSLIVECAQAEDGADVDERCEVRVADGRGGLGAPFPWARVGRAALARHAAAADWAPSAHWTTAGRSFTVLKRRAGPSPC
- a CDS encoding GNAT family N-acetyltransferase translates to MTELGPVAWPPVPIRTERLVLRESEARDRTAFIELFASPDVRTYLGGPLPREELERAVPEVPGRRPGLFAVDLDGAMIGTVSLDRRGAERPGHLLPDAGEAELGYMFLPGAWGHGYAAEACAAALGWVAGAIPGEPVVLCTQTANDRAMRLAAKLGFTEVERFEEFGAEQWFGVWSSPAPRSAR